A window of the Gammaproteobacteria bacterium genome harbors these coding sequences:
- the lapB gene encoding lipopolysaccharide assembly protein LapB, translating to MQELIWLLLPVAAVSGWLVARREYRKCLEAEARSFNPEYFKGLNFLINEQPDKAIDVFVRMLEVDKDTVDIHLALGSLFRRRGEVSRAIRVHQNLIVRSNLSAVQRGQVLFELAQDYMSAGLLDRAEELCQEIIDSESRHLPALKLLRDIYEQEKEWFRAVDVVRKIETCTGKAEDQLIAQYYCEIADNAQKKGDIAQAERMLERAIAQDDGCARAMIMQGDLRRDAGDWSGAIQHYQRLEKRAPQYLAEVLASLVKCHEACGQRAELLGFLKKVIHHHSNVELLLAASRMIFDLEGESAAANFLGQEISKRPSLHGVNYMLELEMQRQPPVSENYALIKTTLNKLLAAKPVYRCANCGFTGNAMHWSCPSCKRWSSIRSVQERGVIN from the coding sequence ATGCAGGAGCTAATCTGGTTATTGTTGCCTGTTGCTGCTGTTTCCGGCTGGCTTGTGGCACGACGTGAATATCGTAAGTGCCTGGAGGCTGAGGCGAGAAGTTTTAATCCAGAATATTTCAAGGGTCTGAACTTCCTGATCAATGAACAGCCGGATAAAGCGATCGATGTCTTCGTCAGGATGCTCGAGGTCGATAAAGATACCGTCGATATTCATCTGGCCTTGGGCAGTCTTTTTCGGCGCCGCGGTGAAGTCTCGCGGGCCATACGCGTCCATCAAAATCTGATTGTACGTTCCAATTTATCTGCGGTGCAACGCGGTCAGGTCTTGTTTGAGCTGGCGCAGGATTATATGAGTGCTGGTTTGCTGGATCGGGCTGAAGAGTTGTGTCAGGAAATTATCGATTCCGAGAGTCGACATTTACCCGCCCTGAAATTATTGCGCGATATTTACGAACAGGAAAAAGAGTGGTTCCGGGCAGTGGATGTTGTGCGCAAAATCGAGACTTGCACCGGTAAGGCGGAAGATCAATTAATCGCGCAGTATTATTGTGAAATTGCTGATAATGCCCAGAAAAAAGGCGATATCGCTCAGGCCGAACGGATGCTGGAGCGGGCCATTGCGCAGGATGATGGCTGTGCAAGGGCAATGATCATGCAAGGGGATTTGCGACGTGATGCAGGTGATTGGTCAGGTGCAATCCAACATTATCAGCGCTTGGAAAAACGGGCACCTCAATATTTGGCCGAAGTGTTGGCGTCATTAGTGAAATGTCATGAAGCTTGCGGGCAGCGAGCAGAATTACTCGGGTTTCTTAAAAAAGTAATACATCATCATTCCAATGTTGAGTTGTTACTGGCTGCCTCGCGCATGATTTTTGATCTTGAGGGCGAGTCTGCGGCGGCAAATTTTTTGGGGCAGGAAATTAGCAAACGTCCTTCGCTGCATGGAGTGAATTATATGCTGGAGTTGGAAATGCAGCGTCAGCCGCCCGTTTCCGAGAACTATGCGCTGATCAAAACGACTTTAAATAAATTATTGGCAGCGAAGCCTGTATATCGTTGTGCTAACTGTGGGTTTACTGGAAATGCCATGCATTGGTCTTGCCCGAGTTGTAAGCGTTGGTCGAGTATTCGTTCAGTTCAGGAGCGTGGAGTTATCAATTAA
- a CDS encoding ComEA family DNA-binding protein, whose translation MRSVKAILGILLIALVGVAAAAEVVNINRANTATLDRELVGVGPAKAKAIVTERRQHGPFKSADDLTRVKGIGPKLIEKNRAKIVVADSDEFSQ comes from the coding sequence GTGCGCTCCGTGAAAGCCATTTTAGGGATTTTGTTGATAGCGCTGGTTGGCGTTGCCGCTGCGGCAGAGGTGGTGAATATCAACCGCGCCAATACCGCAACATTGGATCGGGAATTGGTGGGGGTCGGTCCCGCCAAGGCCAAGGCCATCGTGACGGAACGGCGGCAACATGGGCCATTCAAATCGGCCGACGATCTAACCCGGGTAAAAGGGATTGGTCCCAAACTCATCGAGAAAAATCGTGCCAAGATTGTGGTCGCGGACTCCGATGAGTTTTCGCAATGA
- a CDS encoding integration host factor subunit beta, which produces MTKSELIEILSQRQSHLTSKDVEFAIKTMIEQMALTLATGDRIEIRGFGSFSLHFRPPRVGRNPKTGESVPLTGKYVPHFKPGKEMRERVNESVTRVPITDN; this is translated from the coding sequence ATGACAAAATCTGAGCTGATCGAAATTTTGTCGCAACGTCAGAGTCATTTGACTTCGAAAGACGTTGAATTCGCTATCAAAACCATGATTGAGCAAATGGCTCTAACCTTGGCCACCGGGGATCGCATCGAGATCCGGGGATTTGGTAGTTTTTCACTGCACTTCCGTCCGCCGCGTGTAGGACGTAATCCTAAAACGGGTGAATCGGTGCCCTTGACCGGAAAATACGTCCCCCACTTCAAACCGGGTAAGGAAATGCGGGAGCGGGTTAACGAAAGTGTTACCCGAGTTCCCATTACCGACAATTAA
- a CDS encoding LapA family protein: MTRIFTLIFLAFILLVGISFSVLNSQVVHLNYYFGSWDLPLSLALMLTLGTGAILGLLGSVGVIIRLKREISKLKKGMKHVERRLTHTRSATKES; the protein is encoded by the coding sequence ATGACACGTATCTTCACCCTGATCTTCCTGGCCTTCATATTATTGGTCGGGATTAGTTTTTCCGTTCTCAATTCGCAAGTGGTGCATCTCAATTATTATTTTGGGAGTTGGGATTTGCCATTGTCCTTGGCGTTAATGCTGACGCTGGGGACAGGTGCAATATTAGGCTTGCTCGGTAGTGTGGGTGTGATTATTCGGCTGAAGCGAGAAATCAGCAAGCTGAAGAAAGGCATGAAACACGTTGAGCGCCGCTTGACGCACACTCGCTCCGCGACGAAGGAGTCATAG
- the pyrF gene encoding orotidine-5'-phosphate decarboxylase, producing the protein MPFFETDPKRIIVALDFPTADRAWVLVEKLDPRGCRVKVGKELFTREGPAFVKRLVNAGYEVFLDLKFHDIPNTVAAACAAAADLGVWMLNVHAQGGRRMMEAAREAVAAAGEHRPLLIAVTILTSLTEREIHETGLGGNLAANVLRLAQLTESSGLDGVVCSPQEAALLRQAIGAEFCLVTPGVRPAGSDKGDQNRVLTPSEALKSGASYLVIGRPITQAPDPLAALRSIQLGIANALTK; encoded by the coding sequence ATGCCGTTTTTTGAGACTGATCCCAAACGGATCATTGTTGCCTTGGATTTTCCCACTGCCGACCGGGCGTGGGTGCTGGTTGAAAAACTCGATCCCCGCGGTTGTCGAGTGAAGGTAGGTAAGGAGTTGTTTACCCGTGAGGGGCCTGCTTTTGTTAAGCGCTTAGTGAACGCCGGTTATGAGGTGTTTCTGGATCTCAAATTCCATGATATTCCCAACACTGTCGCGGCCGCATGTGCGGCCGCGGCTGATCTTGGGGTGTGGATGCTGAATGTGCATGCCCAGGGCGGGCGGCGGATGATGGAAGCGGCGCGGGAGGCCGTAGCTGCGGCGGGTGAGCATCGGCCCTTGTTGATCGCGGTCACTATTCTTACCAGCCTGACTGAACGCGAGATCCATGAAACGGGGCTGGGGGGGAACCTTGCGGCTAACGTCTTGCGCTTGGCGCAGTTAACCGAGAGTAGTGGCTTGGATGGAGTGGTCTGTTCACCGCAAGAAGCAGCTTTGCTGCGCCAAGCAATCGGGGCGGAATTTTGTTTGGTGACGCCAGGAGTGCGTCCGGCGGGGAGTGACAAAGGCGACCAGAATCGGGTATTGACCCCCAGTGAGGCGCTCAAGTCGGGGGCGAGCTATCTTGTGATTGGTCGGCCAATTACCCAGGCGCCGGATCCGTTGGCGGCACTACGGTCGATTCAGTTAGGAATCGCTAATGCCTTGACTAAATAG